Part of the Natrialbaceae archaeon AArc-T1-2 genome, ATTTCCTGTTCCGGACTCGCCGACCGGCTCGACGCGTCGAACCAGACCGCCTCGCGGCGGCTCCGACGACTCGAGAACGCCGACTTCCTCGAACGCGACACCGTAAGCGACGGTCAGTGGGTTTCGATCACCGAGGCGGGCGAACGGGCACTGCGGGCCGAGTACGAGGACTACCGGCGCATCTTCGAGACCGACGCCGAGGTCGAACTCGAGGGAACCGTCACCAGCGGCATGGGCGAGGGACGCCACTACATTTCGCTGTCGGGATACAAACGACAGTTCGAAGACCGACTCGGCTACGAGCCGTTCCCGGGAACGCTCAACGTCGATCTCACGACCGAGAGCGTCCGACGCCGGAGCGCCCTCGAGTCGCTCGATCCGATCCCGATCGACGGCTGGGAGGACGAGGAACGAACGTACGGCCCGGCAGTCTGTTATCCGGCGACGGTCGAGACCGCAGACGGCGAGCGTTACGAGGGTGCACACACGATCGCCCCCGAACGCACCCACCACGACGAGGACCAACTCGAGATCATCGCACCCGAGAAACTGCGCGACGAACTCGATCTCACCGACGGCGATCACCTCACCATCTATGTCGGAGACCACTGACATGCACGGCCGATCGTCCGGCACGGCATCGTTCGAGCACGCACTCGAGTCGCTCGCGGCCGGCGAGCCGATCCTCGTCCACGACGCGGCCGACCGCGAGGGGGAGACGGACCTGATCTATCACGCGAGCGCGGTCACGCCCGATGCCGTTTCCCGGCTGCGAAACGACGCGGGTGGACTCGTCTGTGTGGCACTCGGACACGACGTCGCCGAGGCGTTCGATCTCCCCTTCCTCGCCGAGGCGGTCGACCATCCTGCGGTCGGGGACCACGATCTCGGCTACGACGAACGGTCGTCGTTCTCGCTGACCGTCAACCACCGTGACACCTACACGGGGATCACCGACAACGATCGCTCGCTGACGATTCAGGAGCTGGCCGCGGCCGCTTGCGCCCCCGAGGAGACGACCTTCGCCGAGGAGTTTCGCGTCCCCGGTCACGTCCACGTGCTGAAAGGTGCACCCGAGCTGCTCGCCCAGCGGGAGGGTCACACCGAACTGGGGCTCGCACTTGCAGCCGCCGCCGACCTCCCGCCCGCCGTCGTCGTCTGTGAGATGCTCGACGACGAGACCGGCGAGGCACTCCCGCCCGCTGCCGCCCGAACATACGCCGGGCGCCACGACGTCCCCTACCTCGAGGGCCGAGCCGTTCTCGAACAGCTGGGATAGCCCAGCCGCCGCGTTGGCGAACGACCGAGCCTGGGCGGGCGTTCCCACGGAAATCGCGAACGTTCATTACGCAGGCTTCCGTCACCCCGCCTATGAGCTTCGACGAGATGGACGTCGATACGATCTGGATGGACGGGGAGTTCGTCGACTGGGACGATGCGCAGATCCACGTGCTCACACATGGGTTGCACTACGGGACGGGGGTCTTCGAGGGGGCGCGGTGTTACGACACCGAGGAGGGACCGGCGCTCTTTCGCTGGGACGAACACCTGCAGCGGCTCTACCAGTCCGCCAAACCGTACGAGATGGACATCGGCTACGAGCCCGACGAACTCACCGACGCGACGATCGAGCTCATCCGCCGTCAGGAACTGCCCTCCTGTTACGTCCGTCCGATCGCCTTCTACGGCTACAACAGCCTCGGCGTGAGCCCGACGGACTGTCCCACCCGGACCGCCATCGCCGTCTGGCCGTGGGGTGCTTACCTCGGCGAGGAGGCCCTAGAGAACGGTATCGACGTGATGATCTCCTCGTGGCGGAAACACGCCTCGAGCCAGATCCCGACGAACGCGAAGACGACGGGGCTGTACGTCAACAGTATGCTCGCAGGCGAGGAAGCCCGCCGGAACGGGTACGCCGAGGCCATCGTGTTGAACAAGGAGGGCAACGTCGCCGAAGGCCCCGGCGAGAACCTCTTTCTCGTGCGCGACGGCGAACTCTACACGCCGGGGCTCTCGGAGTCGATCCTCGACGGTATCACTCGCGACACCGTGATCACGCTGGCAGAAGATCTCGGCTACACGGTTCACGACAACGTCTCGATCTCGCGTGGTGAACTCAACACCGCCGACGAGCTCTTTTTCACTGGCTCGGCCGCCGAGGTCACGCCGATCCGCAAGGTCGACAACGTCGTCATCGGCGACGGCTCCCGTGGACCAGTTACCGAAGAGATCCAGTCGACGTTCTTCGAAGTCGTCGAACGTCGGACCGATTCCTACGACGAGTGGTTCACGTACGTCTGAGTCCGATCCGCCCCCGGAGTTAAGACCCGATCGCCCGAACCCACGACCATGACGTTCGTCGTTCCATTCGACGGCTCCGATCTCGCCGAAGCAGCACTTCGTAAAGCGACGGCGTACGGCGACGCACTCGAGGAAGACGTCGTCGCCGTCACCGTCGTTCCCGAACGAAAACGCTACGCACGAGAGAAAGGCTGGATCGACGAGGACGAACCCTACGACGTCGCCGCGGCCGTCGAAGCCCTCAGAGAGCGGGCCGAAACCGTCGCCCCCGAAGCGTCGTTCGAGTACGAACGAATCCGGGAGTTTCCGCCCGCCGAAGGGATCGCAGACCGTATCGAACGACTCGCCCTCGAGCACGATGCGACGGTCCTGTTTCTCG contains:
- a CDS encoding CTP-dependent riboflavin kinase translates to MSAATTPAVGHDELAVLKLLALEGGLTGSLKISCSGLADRLDASNQTASRRLRRLENADFLERDTVSDGQWVSITEAGERALRAEYEDYRRIFETDAEVELEGTVTSGMGEGRHYISLSGYKRQFEDRLGYEPFPGTLNVDLTTESVRRRSALESLDPIPIDGWEDEERTYGPAVCYPATVETADGERYEGAHTIAPERTHHDEDQLEIIAPEKLRDELDLTDGDHLTIYVGDH
- the ribB gene encoding 3,4-dihydroxy-2-butanone-4-phosphate synthase, whose translation is MHGRSSGTASFEHALESLAAGEPILVHDAADREGETDLIYHASAVTPDAVSRLRNDAGGLVCVALGHDVAEAFDLPFLAEAVDHPAVGDHDLGYDERSSFSLTVNHRDTYTGITDNDRSLTIQELAAAACAPEETTFAEEFRVPGHVHVLKGAPELLAQREGHTELGLALAAAADLPPAVVVCEMLDDETGEALPPAAARTYAGRHDVPYLEGRAVLEQLG
- a CDS encoding branched-chain amino acid transaminase → MSFDEMDVDTIWMDGEFVDWDDAQIHVLTHGLHYGTGVFEGARCYDTEEGPALFRWDEHLQRLYQSAKPYEMDIGYEPDELTDATIELIRRQELPSCYVRPIAFYGYNSLGVSPTDCPTRTAIAVWPWGAYLGEEALENGIDVMISSWRKHASSQIPTNAKTTGLYVNSMLAGEEARRNGYAEAIVLNKEGNVAEGPGENLFLVRDGELYTPGLSESILDGITRDTVITLAEDLGYTVHDNVSISRGELNTADELFFTGSAAEVTPIRKVDNVVIGDGSRGPVTEEIQSTFFEVVERRTDSYDEWFTYV
- a CDS encoding universal stress protein, whose amino-acid sequence is MTFVVPFDGSDLAEAALRKATAYGDALEEDVVAVTVVPERKRYAREKGWIDEDEPYDVAAAVEALRERAETVAPEASFEYERIREFPPAEGIADRIERLALEHDATVLFLGSDNVGRVVTPLASVAVNVTAEDAYDVYLVRDTNPPSVAGLADADGESAGR